A single region of the Gracilibacillus caseinilyticus genome encodes:
- a CDS encoding anthranilate synthase component II: MILLIDNYDSFTYNLFQYVSELGKEVEVVRNDRITLDEIRAKEPEAIILSPGPGTPEEAGICIDVVKQLSTEFPILGICLGHQAIGAAFGATIAHAGQIKHGKTSMIRHQNDEIFHYLEQPLEVMRYHSLVIEKNTIPSDLLVTATAMDDQEIMAVKHTYLPIYGLQFHPESIGTGKGKKLLNNFFEAIRKEKIS, translated from the coding sequence ATGATTCTCTTAATCGATAATTATGATTCCTTTACTTATAACTTATTTCAATACGTCTCAGAGCTTGGCAAGGAAGTTGAGGTAGTCCGTAATGACAGAATAACGTTGGACGAAATCAGAGCAAAAGAGCCGGAAGCCATTATCCTCTCACCAGGTCCTGGTACACCAGAAGAAGCAGGTATTTGCATTGATGTTGTCAAGCAATTGTCAACAGAATTTCCGATATTAGGCATTTGTTTAGGTCATCAGGCAATTGGAGCAGCGTTTGGTGCAACCATCGCACATGCCGGTCAAATCAAACATGGCAAAACATCGATGATTCGTCATCAAAATGATGAAATTTTTCATTACTTGGAACAGCCGTTGGAAGTAATGCGATACCATTCTTTAGTCATTGAAAAAAACACGATTCCAAGTGACCTGTTAGTGACAGCGACAGCAATGGATGATCAGGAAATCATGGCTGTCAAGCACACTTATTTACCGATTTATGGTTTACAGTTTCACCCCGAATCAATCGGTACAGGGAAAGGGAAAAAGTTGTTAAATAACTTCTTTGAAGCGATAAGAAAGGAGAAAATATCATGA
- the trpD gene encoding anthranilate phosphoribosyltransferase, producing the protein MKDFLNKVIAREDLTLEEMELAARHMFAEDTSDIAIGGFLTALKAKGETSDEITGLVNVIREKSSLKLPQEVLGAMDNCGTGGDGSQSFNISTTSAFVIAGAGITVAKHGNRSISSKTGSADVLERLGVSLTFTPEQTQEILQENDIAFLFAPNVHPAMKRVMKARKELRLPTIFNLIGPLTNPVELTTQLLGTYRRDSLDIMANVLHKLGRKRALVVNGAGHMDEASLAGDNHLVLLERGEIMQFALHPEEVGLSVVDNEAIKGGDADDNAQILRHVLEGKAGPHRDTVILNAGLGIFANGKAETVQQGVALARESIDSGAALQKLENLIAYSNKVKQEV; encoded by the coding sequence ATGAAGGATTTTTTAAATAAGGTGATTGCCAGAGAAGATCTGACCTTGGAAGAAATGGAATTGGCAGCTCGTCATATGTTTGCGGAAGACACAAGCGATATTGCGATTGGCGGTTTCTTGACTGCATTGAAAGCAAAAGGGGAAACATCGGATGAAATTACCGGCTTAGTCAATGTGATCAGGGAAAAGTCATCACTGAAGCTGCCGCAGGAAGTATTAGGTGCGATGGATAATTGCGGAACAGGTGGAGATGGATCGCAAAGCTTTAATATTAGTACCACATCTGCCTTTGTCATTGCGGGAGCTGGGATTACCGTTGCCAAACACGGAAACCGCAGTATTTCGAGTAAAACAGGTAGTGCCGATGTGTTAGAACGTCTTGGTGTATCCCTTACCTTTACCCCTGAACAGACACAGGAAATCTTACAGGAAAATGATATTGCCTTCTTATTCGCGCCGAACGTACACCCGGCTATGAAACGAGTGATGAAAGCACGTAAAGAATTACGCTTACCGACGATTTTTAATTTAATCGGACCGTTAACCAATCCAGTGGAATTAACTACACAACTGCTAGGAACATACCGTCGTGACTCACTTGATATTATGGCGAATGTCTTGCATAAGTTAGGCCGCAAACGAGCATTAGTCGTAAATGGAGCAGGTCATATGGACGAAGCCTCTTTAGCGGGTGACAATCATCTAGTATTATTAGAAAGAGGAGAAATTATGCAATTCGCACTGCATCCTGAAGAGGTAGGATTATCTGTCGTGGATAACGAGGCGATCAAAGGTGGCGATGCCGACGATAACGCACAAATATTACGTCATGTATTAGAAGGGAAAGCAGGTCCGCACCGTGATACGGTTATATTGAATGCTGGTCTTGGCATCTTTGCGAATGGAAAAGCAGAAACTGTTCAGCAGGGAGTAGCGTTAGCCAGAGAGTCGATAGATTCTGGTGCCGCCTTGCAAAAATTAGAAAACTTAATTGCCTATAGCAATAAAGTGAAGCAAGAGGTGTAA
- the trpE gene encoding anthranilate synthase component I has protein sequence MINYKSTILNGDTITPISVFNRIKGKKKFLLESSVSHGDKGRFSFIGINPYKEIIGTKAQTTIIDYTNDSRDTIQQLPLEVVKAHIPNEELPLPFVFYGGAIGYIGYDAIRQYEDIGTLLEDEIEMPDVHMMFYQDVIVFDHKKQEVTVMTINLDETRHDEQLEQQLYQLQDQILTPETTMTDEALHVSFQPTIEKERFLQMVESAKQHIIDGDIFQVVLSQRMKASFDADPFTFYRKLRVANPSPYMYFIDFEDYIVLGASPESLIKTTGEEVVTNPIAGTRPRGTSEEEDRQFETDLIGDDKELAEHKMLVDLSRNDLGRVCEIGSITIPKYMMIERYQHVMHIVSEVHGQLTKEYTGLDALISALPAGTVSGAPKIRAMQIINDLEEKKRGVYAGAVGYINMNGDLDLALAIRTMVIRGKNAYVQAGAGIVYDSNPESEYQETLNKAKSLLEVSKK, from the coding sequence ATGATTAATTATAAATCTACTATATTAAATGGTGACACGATCACACCGATTTCCGTTTTTAACCGCATCAAAGGAAAGAAGAAATTCTTACTGGAAAGCTCCGTCAGTCATGGTGATAAAGGGCGGTTTTCTTTTATCGGTATTAACCCTTATAAAGAAATCATTGGTACGAAAGCACAAACAACCATCATTGATTATACCAATGACAGCAGAGACACGATCCAGCAGCTGCCACTGGAAGTAGTCAAAGCACATATACCAAATGAGGAATTGCCGTTACCATTTGTTTTCTACGGTGGGGCAATTGGCTATATCGGCTATGATGCGATCAGGCAATATGAAGATATCGGTACCTTGCTGGAAGACGAAATCGAGATGCCGGATGTGCACATGATGTTTTATCAGGATGTCATCGTGTTTGACCATAAGAAACAAGAAGTGACGGTCATGACCATTAACTTAGACGAAACACGGCATGATGAACAATTAGAACAGCAACTCTATCAGCTGCAGGATCAGATTCTGACACCGGAGACGACGATGACAGATGAAGCACTGCATGTCAGCTTCCAACCAACGATTGAAAAAGAAAGATTCTTACAAATGGTGGAATCAGCAAAACAGCATATTATTGACGGTGATATCTTTCAGGTTGTTTTATCGCAGCGGATGAAAGCAAGCTTTGATGCTGATCCATTTACTTTTTATCGAAAATTAAGAGTTGCCAATCCATCACCTTATATGTATTTCATCGATTTTGAGGACTACATTGTGTTAGGTGCATCACCGGAAAGTTTGATTAAAACAACTGGTGAAGAAGTCGTCACCAATCCAATTGCTGGCACGAGACCAAGAGGAACATCAGAAGAGGAGGATCGTCAGTTCGAAACAGATCTGATTGGAGATGACAAAGAGCTGGCTGAACACAAAATGTTAGTAGATCTAAGCCGGAATGATCTTGGCCGTGTTTGTGAAATTGGTTCGATTACAATTCCGAAATATATGATGATTGAACGTTATCAGCATGTCATGCATATCGTTTCTGAAGTGCATGGACAATTGACTAAAGAATACACCGGACTGGATGCATTGATTTCAGCCTTGCCAGCTGGAACCGTATCAGGTGCACCGAAAATCCGGGCCATGCAAATTATCAATGACCTGGAAGAAAAGAAACGCGGCGTCTATGCCGGTGCAGTCGGCTATATCAATATGAACGGTGATCTTGATTTAGCTTTGGCCATTCGCACAATGGTGATTAGAGGCAAGAACGCCTATGTGCAAGCAGGAGCAGGTATTGTCTATGATTCTAACCCAGAGTCGGAATATCAAGAAACGTTAAATAAAGCCAAATCATTATTGGAGGTAAGTAAAAAATGA
- a CDS encoding 3-dehydroquinate synthase II encodes MDTYFQEAEIMKVESIGEGSRVCLDFVDGLSPTEGILLGNTGHGYVFVLAENRSTDTYPARPFRINSGAIHHYALKDEDTTAYLAELQPGQLMSVYNEQGEVREIAIGRVKVEKRRLMRVVAKVGDTEISATLQEADSVHVYAVNEGEKQAISLQAGDRILVKVDQPGRHLGQKIEEEIVEF; translated from the coding sequence ATGGATACATATTTTCAGGAAGCAGAAATTATGAAAGTGGAATCAATTGGAGAAGGATCAAGAGTTTGCCTGGATTTTGTGGATGGACTTTCCCCGACAGAAGGAATTTTACTTGGGAATACAGGACATGGTTACGTATTTGTGTTAGCGGAAAACCGTTCTACTGATACATATCCTGCCAGGCCTTTTCGGATTAATAGTGGTGCGATTCATCACTATGCCTTAAAAGATGAGGATACTACTGCTTATTTAGCAGAATTACAACCAGGTCAATTAATGTCTGTCTATAATGAACAAGGTGAGGTTAGAGAAATTGCGATCGGTCGAGTGAAAGTGGAGAAGAGGCGATTGATGAGGGTCGTTGCAAAAGTTGGTGACACAGAGATCTCTGCGACACTGCAAGAAGCAGATAGTGTCCATGTTTATGCTGTTAATGAAGGGGAGAAACAAGCAATCTCATTACAGGCTGGTGACCGGATTTTAGTAAAAGTAGATCAACCGGGCAGACATCTTGGTCAGAAAATCGAGGAAGAAATCGTCGAATTTTAA
- a CDS encoding family 43 glycosylhydrolase → MYKKIIVMMAFFLTVSIGTAISVQADNPVIKDEFSADPAAISHNGKAYLYTGHDEAAVDGNFFVLKEWSIYSSTDLNNWKREGALPRTAFSWAKNDSAWASQVIERNGKFYWYVTVFNGDADDPGYSIGVAQSDDPVSGWEDARNEPLVSASMTEDPASMGAEPWDDIDPTVFIDEDGQAYLYWGNTHLYYAKLKENMIELEGDIHRLDIQNIPGTFTEAPWLHEHNGIYYLSFAMNYPEELAYATSDSPEGPWEYQGLLMDTLPGSATSHPAILDFQGQSYFIYHTAALPTGGEYRRSVSIEKLHYNPDGTIRKMIPTASGFDENSYAIQSFDQSRFVRHLDNGLRADPVEGDTYDFKWHVVAGLAEETEGSVSFQSENNPGNYLVRDGTSLTLAKDDGTDSFAERATFIQEEGLADSSWSSYKTLHDELYMTKTSSNVLSLQAENAISDPSNATFRIQNADAKEVSVSQDSLAIIAGSTAEISAQVLPKVALNDKIAVHVENQNIVEVGSTDQQSDKTDITLKGKQAGMTTVTLSSLDGNHQTVITVEVQQIEEDSFGLEDVSISANSTTKDVEVSGSISHSSRGDVTIKVVDPEGEVDFLDQVSSTDDGRFAINFMLNSQTAGKYLVSLGINENDPYQTSFTLSNPDSTEGGSNDNQNEQDETENETNKNDTNNDTSGKGNAEQETNHETEENHDLPDTATNLFQLLMIGGLLIVTGLMFVVVHIRKENTE, encoded by the coding sequence ATGTATAAGAAAATAATTGTAATGATGGCTTTTTTTTTGACGGTTAGCATAGGTACGGCTATATCTGTACAAGCAGATAATCCGGTAATTAAAGATGAATTCTCAGCAGATCCAGCAGCGATTTCTCACAATGGTAAAGCCTACTTGTATACCGGGCATGATGAAGCTGCTGTAGATGGTAATTTCTTTGTTTTAAAGGAATGGAGTATCTATTCTTCAACAGATTTAAACAATTGGAAGCGTGAAGGAGCGTTACCAAGAACAGCGTTTTCTTGGGCAAAGAATGATTCTGCCTGGGCTTCACAGGTTATTGAGCGAAATGGAAAATTTTATTGGTATGTAACGGTTTTTAATGGGGATGCTGACGATCCAGGCTATTCGATTGGTGTAGCGCAATCAGATGATCCTGTATCTGGTTGGGAGGATGCACGGAATGAACCATTAGTTTCAGCAAGTATGACAGAAGATCCTGCTTCAATGGGGGCTGAACCATGGGATGACATTGATCCAACGGTATTTATTGATGAAGATGGTCAAGCCTATCTTTACTGGGGAAATACGCATCTATATTATGCAAAGCTAAAAGAAAATATGATCGAACTAGAGGGGGACATTCATCGCCTCGACATTCAGAATATTCCTGGCACTTTTACAGAAGCACCGTGGTTACATGAACATAATGGAATATATTATTTAAGCTTTGCGATGAATTATCCAGAAGAATTGGCATATGCAACAAGTGATAGTCCAGAAGGCCCCTGGGAATATCAAGGGCTGTTAATGGATACATTGCCAGGCAGTGCAACGAGTCATCCTGCTATATTAGACTTTCAAGGCCAAAGTTATTTTATTTATCATACGGCAGCTTTACCAACTGGTGGCGAGTACAGAAGGTCTGTTTCCATCGAAAAACTACACTATAATCCTGATGGAACGATTCGAAAGATGATTCCGACTGCCTCTGGTTTTGACGAGAATAGTTATGCAATTCAATCATTTGATCAATCACGCTTCGTTCGCCATCTAGATAATGGATTAAGAGCTGACCCTGTAGAAGGAGATACTTACGACTTTAAGTGGCATGTTGTAGCAGGACTTGCTGAGGAAACAGAAGGTTCTGTGTCTTTTCAATCAGAAAATAATCCTGGCAATTATTTGGTGAGAGACGGAACTTCACTCACGCTAGCGAAAGATGATGGAACAGATAGTTTTGCAGAACGCGCAACATTTATACAAGAGGAAGGGTTGGCTGATAGTAGTTGGAGTTCCTATAAGACCTTACATGACGAACTGTATATGACCAAAACAAGCAGTAACGTATTATCTCTCCAAGCAGAGAATGCCATTTCAGATCCATCAAATGCAACCTTTCGAATACAGAATGCTGATGCTAAAGAAGTAAGCGTTTCCCAAGATTCGCTTGCCATAATTGCTGGATCGACTGCTGAGATATCTGCACAGGTATTACCGAAGGTTGCTCTTAACGACAAAATAGCCGTTCATGTGGAGAATCAGAATATTGTCGAGGTGGGATCAACAGACCAGCAATCAGACAAAACAGATATCACCTTAAAAGGCAAACAAGCAGGAATGACTACAGTTACTTTATCTTCGCTAGATGGTAACCATCAAACAGTGATAACTGTAGAAGTACAGCAGATAGAAGAGGACTCTTTTGGTCTAGAAGATGTATCGATTTCCGCTAATTCTACTACCAAAGATGTTGAAGTTTCAGGATCTATTAGTCATTCTTCGCGCGGCGATGTCACAATAAAAGTAGTTGATCCAGAGGGGGAAGTTGATTTTCTTGATCAAGTATCTTCAACGGATGACGGTAGATTTGCAATAAACTTCATGTTGAACAGTCAGACAGCTGGAAAATATCTTGTATCACTAGGTATTAACGAAAACGATCCCTACCAAACTAGTTTTACGTTAAGTAATCCTGATTCAACTGAAGGTGGATCGAATGATAACCAAAATGAACAAGACGAAACAGAAAATGAAACAAATAAGAACGACACGAATAACGATACTTCAGGAAAAGGTAACGCGGAGCAAGAAACGAATCATGAAACAGAAGAAAATCATGATTTGCCAGATACAGCTACTAATCTATTTCAATTGCTAATGATTGGCGGCTTGCTAATTGTGACTGGTTTGATGTTTGTAGTTGTTCATATAAGAAAGGAGAATACCGAATGA
- a CDS encoding Gfo/Idh/MocA family protein has product MKKKYVLVGTGGRAEFFYGSLVRDFQETSELVAFCDSNQTRLDYANQLLVDKYNVEAINTYTADRFDEMIEAEKPDIVIVTSMDRTHHRYIIRALELGCDAITEKPMTVDAEKTQAIIDAIERTGQNVRVTFNYRYAPHNTKIRELIRDDVIGKVNSVHFEWALDTQHGADYFRRWHRDKRNSGGLLVHKSTHHFDLVNFWLDTEPEVVYATGGLQFYGKENAEERGVTKFYERAHGSEYAKDDPFAIDMESNPHLKAMYLDAEKEDGYHRDQSVFGDGINIEDTLGVNVTYKNKAILTYSLNAYLPWEGFQIAFNGTKGRIEVAVREQSYINSGGEKGDEGKLKEKVIRVLPMFGEPYEVEVEEKEGGHGGGDPELLNDLFGEPKEDEFQRAASHVDGAISILTGIAGNQSLATGQAVKIKDLVDLKR; this is encoded by the coding sequence TTGAAGAAAAAATATGTCCTAGTTGGAACTGGTGGACGTGCAGAATTCTTTTATGGTTCGTTAGTAAGAGACTTTCAGGAAACAAGTGAATTAGTAGCTTTTTGTGATTCCAATCAAACAAGACTCGATTATGCCAATCAATTGTTAGTAGACAAATATAATGTAGAAGCAATCAATACGTATACAGCAGATCGATTCGATGAAATGATAGAAGCCGAGAAACCAGATATCGTCATCGTTACATCCATGGACAGAACACATCACCGTTATATCATCAGAGCGTTGGAATTGGGCTGTGATGCCATTACTGAAAAGCCAATGACAGTCGATGCAGAAAAAACACAAGCCATTATTGATGCGATTGAACGCACGGGACAAAATGTTAGGGTTACATTCAATTATCGTTATGCACCACATAATACCAAGATTCGTGAACTGATTCGCGATGACGTCATTGGAAAAGTCAATTCCGTTCACTTCGAATGGGCATTAGATACACAGCATGGCGCTGATTATTTCCGTCGTTGGCACCGTGATAAGCGCAATAGCGGTGGATTACTTGTTCATAAATCAACCCACCATTTCGACCTTGTCAACTTCTGGCTTGATACAGAGCCCGAAGTGGTATACGCTACAGGTGGACTACAGTTTTATGGAAAAGAAAATGCCGAAGAGCGCGGTGTTACTAAGTTTTATGAACGGGCACATGGCAGTGAATACGCGAAGGACGATCCATTCGCAATTGATATGGAATCCAATCCGCACTTAAAAGCAATGTATTTAGATGCTGAGAAAGAAGACGGCTATCACCGTGACCAGAGTGTGTTTGGTGATGGGATTAATATTGAAGATACATTAGGTGTCAATGTCACTTATAAAAATAAAGCGATTTTAACGTATTCTTTAAACGCGTACCTACCTTGGGAAGGATTCCAAATTGCTTTTAACGGAACAAAGGGAAGAATCGAAGTAGCAGTAAGAGAACAATCCTATATTAATTCCGGTGGAGAAAAAGGGGACGAAGGAAAATTGAAAGAGAAAGTGATTCGTGTCCTGCCAATGTTTGGCGAACCGTATGAGGTAGAAGTGGAAGAGAAAGAAGGAGGCCACGGCGGTGGTGATCCTGAATTGTTAAATGATCTATTCGGCGAACCGAAAGAAGATGAATTCCAGCGGGCAGCATCACATGTTGATGGCGCTATTTCGATCCTGACAGGTATTGCCGGGAATCAATCATTAGCAACTGGTCAAGCTGTAAAAATTAAAGATTTAGTAGATTTGAAAAGGTAA